One Brachybacterium kimchii genomic window carries:
- a CDS encoding MsnO8 family LLM class oxidoreductase, with protein MRYSLLDRSRTREGRPEAAALRDSVERATTAESLGYHRFWVAEHHGVPGIASGSPAVLLAAIGQRTQRIRLGSGGVMLPNHRPLVVAEQFLMLEALAPDRVDLGIGRSLGFTAPVREALGRTGITADEFAEEVARVREHLEGEAPITARPAGGTPPPIHLLATGTGLRTAARLGLPVVIGGPVLLAEDVGERIAAYRREFRPHAGSVPHVMLSMDLLVAGSDAEARELALPEIRAMVRSRVTGAFPPLESPASIRGRELGSRERDRLESGLATAWAGSASTLRPRLERLVETAGADEILASGTTFDRAALAESDARVAELLG; from the coding sequence GTGAGGTACTCCCTGCTCGACCGCTCCCGCACGCGCGAGGGGCGCCCCGAGGCCGCCGCCCTGCGCGACAGCGTGGAGCGCGCGACCACGGCGGAGTCCCTGGGCTACCACCGGTTCTGGGTGGCCGAGCACCATGGCGTGCCAGGCATCGCGAGCGGCTCCCCGGCGGTGCTGCTCGCGGCGATCGGGCAGCGCACGCAGCGGATCCGGCTCGGCTCCGGCGGGGTGATGCTCCCCAACCACCGTCCGCTCGTCGTGGCAGAGCAGTTCCTCATGCTCGAGGCGCTCGCACCCGATCGGGTGGACCTCGGGATCGGCCGCTCGCTCGGCTTCACGGCGCCCGTGCGCGAGGCGCTCGGCCGCACCGGGATCACCGCCGACGAGTTCGCCGAGGAGGTCGCCCGCGTGCGCGAGCACCTCGAGGGCGAGGCCCCGATCACCGCCCGCCCGGCGGGAGGGACCCCGCCGCCGATCCACCTGCTCGCCACCGGTACCGGACTGCGCACCGCGGCCCGCCTGGGTCTGCCCGTGGTGATCGGCGGGCCCGTGCTTCTCGCCGAGGACGTGGGGGAGCGGATCGCCGCCTACCGCCGCGAGTTCCGCCCGCACGCGGGCAGCGTCCCGCACGTGATGCTGTCGATGGACCTGCTGGTCGCAGGCAGCGACGCCGAGGCCCGCGAGCTCGCCCTGCCCGAGATCCGGGCGATGGTCCGCTCCCGCGTGACCGGCGCCTTCCCGCCGCTCGAGAGCCCCGCGAGCATCCGCGGCCGCGAGCTCGGATCGCGCGAGCGTGACCGGCTCGAGAGCGGACTGGCCACCGCGTGGGCGGGCAGCGCGTCGACCCTGCGGCCCCGCCTCGAGCGGCTCGTCGAGACCGCCGGTGCCGACGAGATCCTCGCCTCCGGGACGACCTTCGACCGTGCGGCGCTCGCGGAGTCCGACGCCCGGGTCGCGGAGCTGCTGGGCTGA
- a CDS encoding SAM hydrolase/SAM-dependent halogenase family protein has translation MNPLVLQSDFGLDDGAVSAMQGVAVGVDPRLRIHDLTHNIPPYDIWEGSYRLAQVVSYWPEGTVFVSVVDPGVGSDRLSVVARTATGHLVVTPDNGTLTHLHAIFGITALRQIDETMNRRAGSEESYTFHGRDIYAFTGARLASGAIAFEDVGPEVPLERLVSLPLLEPELREGAVHGSIDVLDVRYGSLWTSIPRTLFARLGVRHGERVQLRVRHQGRVVHSAQMTFAPSFAAVELGESLIYVNSLDRMAVAINRGSYARAFDLGTGSSWEVALEPVRPAPSAASADAPAPSENRSRP, from the coding sequence GTGAACCCGCTCGTCCTGCAATCCGATTTCGGTCTCGACGACGGCGCCGTCAGCGCGATGCAGGGCGTCGCCGTCGGCGTCGATCCTCGGCTGCGCATCCACGACCTGACGCACAACATCCCGCCCTACGACATCTGGGAGGGCTCGTACCGTCTCGCCCAGGTGGTCTCGTACTGGCCGGAGGGGACGGTGTTCGTCTCCGTCGTCGACCCCGGCGTCGGCTCGGACCGGCTCTCGGTCGTCGCGCGCACCGCCACGGGCCACCTCGTCGTCACGCCGGACAACGGCACCCTCACGCACCTCCATGCGATCTTCGGCATCACCGCCCTGCGCCAGATCGACGAGACCATGAACCGTCGTGCCGGCTCCGAGGAGTCGTACACGTTCCACGGCAGGGACATCTACGCGTTCACGGGCGCCCGTCTGGCCTCCGGGGCGATCGCCTTCGAGGACGTCGGCCCCGAGGTCCCGCTCGAGCGCCTGGTCTCCCTCCCCCTGCTCGAGCCCGAGCTGCGCGAGGGCGCCGTCCACGGATCCATCGACGTGCTCGACGTGCGCTACGGGTCCCTGTGGACCTCGATCCCGCGCACGCTGTTCGCGCGGCTCGGCGTCCGCCACGGCGAGCGGGTCCAGCTGCGCGTGCGGCACCAGGGGCGCGTGGTCCACTCCGCGCAGATGACCTTCGCCCCGAGCTTCGCCGCGGTCGAGCTCGGCGAATCCCTGATCTACGTGAACTCGCTGGACCGGATGGCGGTCGCGATCAACCGCGGCTCCTACGCCCGCGCGTTCGACCTGGGCACGGGCTCCTCGTGGGAGGTCGCCCTCGAGCCCGTCCGCCCCGCTCCGTCCGCCGCGTCGGCGGACGCCCCCGCACCGTCCGAGAATCGGAGCCGTCCATGA